One Glycine max cultivar Williams 82 chromosome 6, Glycine_max_v4.0, whole genome shotgun sequence DNA segment encodes these proteins:
- the LOC100813840 gene encoding Methyl-CpG-binding domain-containing protein 10-like, with amino-acid sequence MASAVEKEGGAREETFSLELPAPPGWKKQFIPKKAGTPKKNEIVFTAATGEEIHNRKQLEKYLKAHPGGPAVSEFDWGTGETPRRSTRISEKAKAAPPSVSEPPKKRTKRSSASQKETSQEEKEQEIKEAEMQEADDTTKDDNDIGKEKDVVKENQDDKCVEDTDVNKSTNSGEEAKAVENVEVPIDEKSNAADGELPALKDKVDDKGTEGSEVFLRKDEVKIEQPQEETKEYRGSGEPEKSETCTTADKTVEVEGVDKEEHVKSTHEFEVGEMEGTKVIGEEHHKLDEINKKAETELTVNGNHGS; translated from the coding sequence TTCATCCCAAAGAAAGCTGGCACCCCCAAGAAAAATGAGATTGTGTTCACTGCAGCAACAGGAGAGGAGATCCATAACAGGAAGCAGCtggaaaaatatttgaaagcaCACCCTGGTGGTCCAGCTGTATCAGAATTTGACTGGGGCACTGGTGAGACCCCAAGAAGATCTACAAGAATTAGTGAGAAGGCAAAGGCAGCTCCTCCATCTGTAAGTGAGCCCCCAAAGAAGCGTACTAAAAGATCATCAGCCTCACAAAAGGAAACTTCCCAGGAAGAAAAAGAACAGGAGATAAAGGAAGCGGAAATGCAAGAAGCTGATGACACCACTAAGGATGATAATGATATAGGGAAGGAAAAGGATGTTGTAAAGGAAAATCAAGATGACAAGTGTGTGGAAGATACAGATGTCAACAAATCCACTAATTCTGGAGAAGAAGCTAAAGCTGTAGAAAATGTTGAGGTACCTATTGACGAGAAGTCCAATGCTGCTGATGGAGAACTACCTGCATTGAAAGATAAAGTTGATGACAAAGGAACTGAGGGCTCTGAAGTTTTTCTGAGAAAGGATGAAGTAAAGATTGAGCAACCACAGGAAGAGACAAAAGAATATCGTGGATCTGGGGAGCCAGAGAAATCGGAAACATGCACTACTGCAGACAAAACGGTTGAAGTGGAAGGAGTGGATAAAGAGGAACACGTCAAAAGTACTCATGAATTTGAAGTTGGGGAAATGGAAGGAACAAAAGTGATTGGTGAAGAACATCACAAGCTTGATGAGATAAACAAGAAGGCTGAAACAGAGTTGACTGTGAATGGAAATCATGGGAGCTGA